A region from the Inhella inkyongensis genome encodes:
- the smc gene encoding chromosome segregation protein SMC: MRLNSIKLSGFKSFADATVFQLPGQRVGVVGPNGCGKSNIMDAVRWVLGESKASELRGESMQDVIFNGSNTRKPASRASVELVFDNTLARAGGAWNQFSEIAVKRVLTRDGGSSYFINNQVVRRKDVQDVFLGTGLGPRAYAIIGQGTISRIIESKPEELRLFLEEAAGVSKYKERRRETESRLRDTRENLTRVEDILRELGVNLERLERQAEVALRYRELQALGERRLHQLWWLKSQDSAKELERVQAAGREALNALEAKLAELRAVEAQLEEVRQAHFAAGDSLHAEQGRFAEAQLAVSRLEERIRYVVESRNKAGARRGEIQAAQAQWQDRAAQAVAELEQLAEQRAQGEEETELAAARAEEQAAQLPELEDGLRAAQGLANGQRQAVVQVQQQIQVLAAESRALDEQSRGLRQRRERLDAQKASLNLPDVSGVEQLRERSQEADALWEEAQGRLEGLSEQEPELDAARRAAQQEAQTQSVRLGQINARLEALRALQEKVQTEGKLGPWLEKQGLVNLGALWKRLHIEAGWETALEACLRERMGALEVSRLDLVRAFEHDAPPTRLAFYTLSEASPPPSHHALPQLTQLLRVEQSGLQALLADWLDGVYTAPDLASALAQREQLGHGELIVTRGGHAVSRQAVSFYAPDSEQAGLLARAQEIEALEAQRREQEQVLDSARAAQGRADQAHAAVAAQLVEARREAESRRAQAHQLQVESLRLSQLFEAAQAQATRLKEELAELDAQEEGVLERRAEGEARFEQLDIQLAEAQQRHADLDEGVIAADRRLNDAREALRQAERRAQEAQFGARALLAREAELRRNQASAEQEARASAEQLARLALELAELDDSAAQAGLQDALDAKLAAEAQLAQVRSHYEGLSAQLRQCDEARQAAERALEPLRQRITQLQLEEQAAQLGGAQFREQLEAAAVDLEALAQGIEAEGVRLSGLQSEIDRIQRDIAALGAVNLAALEELGSARERKGFLDAQMADLLAAIHTLEDAIRRIDLETRDLLSSTFERVNAEFGRMFPSLFGGGQAKLVMTGDEILDAGVQVMAQPPGKKNSTIHLLSGGEKALTAIALVFAIFQLNPAPFCLLDEVDAPLDDANTERYARLVAEMSAGTQFLFISHNKIAMEMAEQLIGVTMQEQGVSRVVAVDMEAALGMAEAL; encoded by the coding sequence ATGCGGCTCAATTCCATCAAGCTCTCGGGCTTCAAGTCCTTTGCGGATGCCACGGTGTTTCAACTGCCGGGGCAGCGCGTGGGCGTGGTCGGGCCCAATGGCTGTGGCAAGTCCAACATCATGGACGCGGTGCGCTGGGTGTTGGGCGAGAGCAAGGCGTCCGAACTGCGTGGCGAGTCCATGCAGGACGTGATCTTCAACGGCAGCAACACCCGCAAGCCCGCCAGCCGCGCCTCGGTGGAGCTGGTGTTTGACAACACCCTGGCACGCGCCGGGGGGGCTTGGAATCAGTTCAGCGAGATTGCCGTCAAGCGCGTGCTCACGCGCGACGGCGGCAGCTCGTATTTCATCAACAACCAGGTGGTGCGCCGCAAGGACGTGCAGGACGTCTTTCTGGGCACGGGCCTGGGGCCACGGGCCTACGCCATCATTGGCCAGGGCACCATCAGCCGCATCATCGAAAGCAAGCCCGAAGAGCTGCGCCTCTTTCTGGAAGAGGCGGCCGGGGTCAGCAAGTACAAAGAACGCCGACGCGAGACCGAGAGCCGCCTGCGCGACACGCGCGAGAACCTGACCCGCGTCGAGGACATCCTGCGCGAGCTGGGCGTCAACCTGGAGCGTTTGGAGCGCCAGGCCGAAGTGGCGCTGCGCTACCGCGAGCTGCAGGCCCTGGGTGAGCGGCGTCTGCATCAGCTGTGGTGGCTCAAGAGCCAGGACTCCGCCAAGGAGCTCGAGCGCGTGCAGGCCGCCGGCCGCGAGGCGCTCAACGCGCTGGAAGCCAAGCTCGCCGAGTTGCGCGCGGTGGAGGCGCAGCTGGAGGAGGTGCGCCAGGCGCACTTCGCGGCCGGCGACAGCCTGCATGCCGAGCAAGGTCGTTTCGCCGAGGCGCAGCTGGCGGTCAGCCGCCTGGAAGAGCGCATCCGCTATGTGGTGGAGAGCCGCAACAAGGCCGGCGCGCGCCGGGGCGAGATCCAAGCCGCCCAAGCGCAGTGGCAGGACCGCGCGGCCCAGGCCGTGGCCGAGCTGGAGCAGTTGGCCGAGCAACGGGCCCAGGGCGAGGAAGAGACCGAACTGGCCGCGGCCCGAGCCGAAGAGCAGGCGGCGCAGCTGCCGGAACTGGAAGACGGGCTGCGCGCTGCGCAGGGCCTGGCCAATGGGCAGCGCCAGGCTGTAGTGCAGGTGCAGCAGCAGATCCAGGTGCTGGCCGCGGAGAGCCGAGCGCTGGACGAGCAGTCGCGTGGCCTGCGCCAACGCCGCGAGCGCCTGGATGCGCAAAAGGCCAGTTTGAATCTGCCCGATGTCAGTGGCGTCGAGCAGCTCAGAGAACGCTCGCAGGAAGCCGATGCGCTGTGGGAAGAAGCCCAGGGACGGTTGGAAGGCTTGAGCGAGCAGGAGCCCGAGCTGGATGCCGCACGCCGAGCGGCTCAGCAGGAGGCGCAGACCCAAAGCGTGCGCCTGGGTCAGATCAATGCCCGCCTGGAGGCCCTGCGCGCCTTGCAGGAAAAGGTTCAGACCGAGGGCAAGCTCGGCCCCTGGCTGGAGAAGCAGGGCCTGGTGAATCTGGGCGCGCTGTGGAAGCGCCTGCACATCGAGGCCGGCTGGGAAACTGCGCTGGAGGCCTGTTTGCGCGAGCGCATGGGTGCGCTGGAGGTTTCGCGCCTGGATCTGGTGCGCGCCTTCGAGCACGACGCCCCCCCCACGCGCCTGGCCTTCTACACGCTTAGCGAGGCCTCGCCGCCGCCCAGCCACCACGCCTTGCCCCAGCTCACCCAGTTGTTGCGGGTCGAGCAGAGCGGGTTGCAGGCGCTGCTGGCGGACTGGCTGGATGGCGTCTACACCGCCCCCGATCTGGCCTCGGCCCTGGCCCAGCGCGAACAGTTGGGCCACGGCGAACTGATCGTCACGCGCGGCGGCCACGCGGTGTCGCGCCAGGCGGTGAGCTTTTATGCGCCGGACAGCGAGCAGGCCGGCCTGCTGGCACGCGCCCAAGAAATCGAAGCCCTGGAGGCCCAGCGGCGCGAGCAAGAGCAGGTGCTGGACAGCGCCCGCGCCGCGCAAGGCCGCGCCGACCAGGCTCACGCCGCCGTGGCCGCGCAATTGGTCGAGGCCCGTCGCGAGGCCGAAAGTCGGCGTGCGCAGGCCCATCAATTGCAGGTGGAAAGTCTGCGCCTGAGCCAGCTCTTCGAGGCCGCACAGGCCCAGGCCACGCGCTTGAAGGAAGAGTTGGCCGAGCTCGACGCCCAAGAGGAGGGCGTGCTGGAGCGCCGTGCCGAGGGCGAGGCACGCTTTGAGCAGCTCGATATCCAGCTGGCCGAGGCCCAGCAGCGGCATGCCGATCTGGACGAAGGGGTGATCGCCGCTGATCGGCGTCTGAACGATGCCCGTGAGGCCCTGCGCCAGGCCGAGCGCCGAGCCCAGGAAGCCCAGTTCGGCGCCCGTGCTTTGCTGGCGCGCGAGGCCGAGTTGCGCCGCAACCAGGCCAGCGCCGAACAAGAAGCCCGCGCCAGCGCCGAGCAACTGGCGCGCCTGGCGCTTGAATTGGCCGAGCTGGATGACAGCGCCGCCCAGGCCGGCCTGCAGGATGCACTGGACGCCAAGTTGGCTGCGGAGGCGCAGCTGGCGCAGGTGCGCTCTCACTATGAAGGTTTGAGTGCCCAACTGCGTCAATGCGACGAGGCGCGCCAGGCCGCCGAGCGCGCGCTCGAGCCCTTGCGCCAGCGCATCACGCAGTTGCAGCTGGAAGAGCAGGCCGCCCAGCTCGGTGGTGCCCAGTTCCGTGAGCAATTGGAAGCCGCCGCGGTGGACCTCGAAGCCTTGGCTCAGGGCATCGAGGCCGAGGGCGTGCGACTGTCCGGCCTGCAGAGCGAGATCGACCGCATCCAGCGCGATATTGCTGCGCTCGGTGCGGTCAACCTTGCCGCGCTTGAAGAGCTGGGCAGCGCGCGTGAGCGCAAGGGCTTCCTGGACGCCCAGATGGCCGATCTGCTGGCGGCCATCCACACCCTGGAAGACGCGATCCGCCGCATCGACCTGGAGACTCGCGACCTGCTCTCCAGCACCTTCGAGCGCGTCAATGCCGAGTTTGGTCGCATGTTCCCCAGCCTCTTTGGCGGTGGTCAGGCCAAGCTGGTAATGACGGGCGACGAGATCCTGGACGCCGGCGTGCAGGTCATGGCCCAGCCCCCGGGCAAGAAGAACAGCACCATCCATCTGCTGTCTGGCGGCGAAAAGGCGCTGACCGCCATCGCCCTGGTTTTTGCCATCTTCCAGCTCAACCCCGCGCCCTTCTGCTTGCTGGACGAAGTGGACGCGCCGCTGGACGACGCCAACACCGAGCGCTATGCGCGCCTGGTGGCCGAAATGAGCGCGGGCACGCAGTTCCTCTTCATCAGCCATAACAAGATTGCCATGGAGATGGCCGAGCAGTTGATCGGCGTGACCATGCAGGAGCAAGGCGTCAGCAGGGTGGTGGCGGTGGACATGGAGGCTGCACTCGGCATGGCTGAGGCGCTATGA